One Oscillospiraceae bacterium DNA segment encodes these proteins:
- a CDS encoding AbrB/MazE/SpoVT family DNA-binding domain-containing protein — protein sequence MKSTGIVRKIDELGRLVLPIELRRNMNLDIKDPLEIFVEDDMIILKKYESSCIFCGDARDNVIYENKHVCKKCIEKLNSK from the coding sequence ATGAAATCTACAGGAATAGTAAGAAAAATTGATGAATTGGGAAGATTAGTGCTTCCTATCGAATTAAGAAGAAATATGAATTTAGACATTAAAGACCCGCTTGAAATATTTGTCGAAGATGATATGATAATTCTAAAAAAATACGAATCTTCTTGTATTTTCTGCGGAGATGCGAGAGATAATGTTATTTATGAAAATAAGCACGTATGCAAAAAATGTATCGAAAAATTAAATTCTAAGTAA
- the lnt gene encoding apolipoprotein N-acyltransferase, protein MLLCFISGILTGFTFVFKEIRFISLITLIPFITSVEKGKKSFLKGAVFASSLNIVTMSFLFNMHPMEFMGLTGFKSLGIVFLMYFGIVLFEGLLGGLFTYIFSKYVKNIWFFPLCYSIYEFIIGLGEFGLTLSNLYLPWYNNLAFIQSARFFSSYFLTGLIVLINVLIYKFIFLKNIKYLYLAILIFTLNVSVGALRLNIYNPEEFKYDIALIQGNLSSLEKWENNSLRKSFEIYQDLTEEVKQKYDVDAVVWPETVINSEIYPESFWYKKLSSLSKEENVEIYAGCFYKEEDGYYNSMIAFNKKGKEYNDVYHKRHLIPFAENEYFFGNGLKEGKEAIVINTDSGKIGGLICIDSAYPCLSYKTNSNECDYFLVITNDSWFTDSFGVENHFAHSVFRAVENNKYVLRAGNTGITGVITPKGEVKGKIPPIKRGYTVVKGGKVTSYEK, encoded by the coding sequence ATGTTACTGTGTTTTATATCGGGAATACTTACAGGATTTACTTTTGTATTTAAAGAAATCAGGTTTATTAGTTTAATAACTCTTATCCCTTTTATAACGAGTGTCGAAAAAGGGAAGAAAAGTTTTTTAAAGGGTGCAGTTTTTGCATCTTCTTTAAATATTGTAACTATGTCCTTTTTATTTAATATGCATCCTATGGAATTTATGGGGCTTACAGGATTTAAAAGTTTGGGTATTGTTTTTCTTATGTACTTTGGTATTGTTCTTTTTGAGGGCTTGCTGGGAGGATTATTTACTTATATTTTTTCAAAATATGTAAAAAACATCTGGTTTTTCCCCTTGTGTTACAGTATTTACGAGTTTATAATCGGACTTGGCGAATTTGGTCTTACTCTATCAAATTTATATCTTCCGTGGTATAATAATCTTGCCTTTATTCAAAGCGCACGATTTTTTTCAAGTTATTTTTTAACAGGACTTATAGTTCTTATAAATGTGCTGATTTATAAGTTTATATTCTTAAAAAATATAAAATATTTATATCTTGCAATTTTGATTTTCACCTTAAATGTGAGTGTAGGTGCGTTAAGATTAAATATATATAATCCTGAAGAATTTAAATATGATATTGCACTTATTCAGGGAAATTTATCTTCGCTTGAAAAATGGGAGAATAACAGCCTGAGAAAGTCTTTTGAAATATATCAGGATTTAACTGAAGAAGTAAAACAAAAATATGATGTAGATGCTGTTGTATGGCCTGAAACTGTTATAAATTCTGAAATTTATCCCGAAAGTTTCTGGTATAAGAAATTAAGTTCATTATCTAAAGAGGAAAACGTCGAAATTTATGCAGGCTGTTTTTACAAAGAGGAAGACGGTTACTATAACAGTATGATTGCTTTTAATAAAAAAGGAAAAGAATATAATGATGTTTATCATAAAAGGCATTTAATTCCGTTTGCTGAAAATGAATATTTTTTTGGTAATGGTTTGAAAGAGGGCAAAGAAGCAATCGTGATTAACACAGACTCAGGTAAAATCGGGGGGCTTATATGTATAGATTCAGCCTATCCCTGCCTTTCATATAAAACAAACAGCAATGAGTGTGATTATTTTCTTGTTATAACAAATGATTCATGGTTTACTGATTCTTTTGGTGTAGAAAACCATTTTGCCCATAGCGTATTTCGTGCAGTAGAAAACAATAAATATGTTTTAAGAGCTGGTAATACCGGTATAACAGGTGTTATAACACCAAAAGGCGAGGTTAAAGGAAAAATTCCACCGATAAAAAGAGGATATACAGTAGTAAAAGGAGGAAAAGTTACGAGTTATGAAAAATAA
- a CDS encoding PAS domain-containing protein, producing the protein MVNKIFRSNFFTSMFILLISFCLIFGVLFSYFEAQMFKELESEAGYISYAVKNEDTDFINNFNEKGKRITLVSSDGTVLADTSANADELENHADRKEIADAIKNGKGTSSRYSDTLMQKTLYYAEKLDNGTILRVSTMQNSVVIILLGLLQPLFIIIVLALIISVFLSYRLSKAIIKPINELDLDNPAANETYEELTPLLKKMSAQKKTINRQIKEAEQKQEEFRLITDNMSEGLLVIDKDANVLSYNQAVIRLLEVSDVRESSVLAFNRSKGFRNVVEKALLGERTESNISHDENTYNLIANPVYENDKIIGAVIVIIDITESVKREQLRQEFTSNVSHELKTPLTSISGFAEMMKSGGTPDETVIDFSTAIYDEAQRLITLVSDIMKISELDEGAVPATQENVDIYELSEDIVKRLTPIAEKRNISFSLIGETAKVYGVRKILDEMIYNLCDNAIKYNKENGIVDVIINRAGGKTSVTVRDTGIGIPTSEQNRVFERFYRVDKSHSKFVGGTGLGLAIVKHAAAYHGAEVSLESTEGKGTSVTIVFEQ; encoded by the coding sequence GAAGCGCAGATGTTTAAGGAACTTGAAAGCGAAGCGGGATACATATCCTATGCGGTTAAAAATGAAGATACTGATTTTATAAATAATTTTAATGAAAAAGGTAAAAGAATAACTTTAGTATCAAGTGACGGTACAGTTTTAGCAGATACCTCTGCAAATGCAGATGAACTTGAAAACCATGCTGACCGAAAAGAAATTGCAGATGCGATAAAAAACGGCAAAGGTACAAGTTCAAGATATTCCGATACTTTGATGCAGAAAACCTTGTACTATGCAGAAAAACTTGATAACGGAACAATTCTTCGTGTATCAACAATGCAAAATTCAGTTGTTATAATACTATTAGGACTTCTGCAGCCCCTTTTTATCATTATCGTACTTGCGCTTATTATCTCAGTTTTCTTGTCATACAGGTTATCGAAGGCTATTATAAAGCCAATAAATGAACTTGATCTTGATAATCCGGCAGCAAATGAAACCTATGAGGAATTAACACCTCTTCTTAAAAAAATGTCGGCACAAAAGAAAACCATTAACAGACAGATAAAGGAAGCCGAGCAAAAACAGGAAGAATTTAGATTGATTACCGACAATATGAGCGAGGGACTTTTGGTAATTGATAAAGATGCAAATGTACTTTCCTATAATCAGGCGGTAATTCGTTTGCTTGAAGTATCAGATGTAAGGGAAAGCAGCGTGCTTGCTTTTAACCGTAGCAAAGGTTTTAGAAATGTAGTTGAAAAAGCTCTTTTGGGAGAAAGAACTGAGAGCAATATTTCACACGATGAAAACACATATAACTTGATTGCAAACCCCGTTTATGAAAATGATAAAATTATTGGTGCGGTTATCGTAATAATTGACATTACCGAAAGCGTAAAGCGTGAGCAATTAAGGCAGGAATTTACATCTAATGTGTCCCATGAGTTAAAAACACCTCTTACCTCCATTTCGGGTTTTGCAGAAATGATGAAATCGGGAGGAACACCCGATGAAACAGTTATTGACTTTTCTACAGCTATCTATGATGAAGCACAAAGGCTTATTACCCTTGTCAGTGATATTATGAAAATATCCGAACTTGATGAAGGTGCAGTCCCTGCCACCCAAGAAAATGTTGACATCTATGAACTTTCAGAGGACATTGTAAAAAGACTTACTCCTATTGCTGAGAAAAGAAATATCAGTTTTAGTCTGATTGGTGAAACTGCAAAGGTTTACGGTGTAAGAAAAATTCTTGATGAAATGATATATAACCTTTGTGATAATGCTATCAAGTATAACAAAGAAAACGGTATTGTTGATGTTATTATCAATCGGGCGGGCGGTAAGACAAGTGTTACAGTAAGAGATACAGGAATCGGTATTCCGACATCCGAGCAAAACAGAGTTTTTGAACGCTTTTACAGAGTTGATAAAAGCCATTCAAAGTTTGTCGGCGGAACAGGTCTTGGTCTTGCAATTGTAAAACACGCAGCCGCATATCACGGTGCAGAAGTTTCTCTTGAAAGCACAGAGGGAAAAGGAACAAGCGTAACAATTGTTTTTGAACAATAA
- a CDS encoding ABC transporter ATP-binding protein, whose translation MKNKGTIRRFIPYYKPYLFTFFMDMFCALICGLVALINPVLIRKIINEGLNLNGISYDIIFKTGIIMLIFVILDTFSNYYVSANGHVMGTKMETDMRRDLFNHLQKLPYSYYDNTKIGQLMSRITSDLFDVTEFAHHCPEELFMSTLKIVGAFIILIGINAKLTLIIFACIPFMFVFSIIMNKKMKTMFKAQRKQIGEINSQVEDSLLGIRIVKSFTNENVEEEKFKEGNNKFLYIKRKAYHYMGLFHSGIKFFDGFMYLTVVFSGAFFLKSGAINAADLVAYLLYIQTLLTAIRKLVEFTEQFQRGLTGFERFLEIMDTPSDIKEKENAIVLRNVSGNIEFKDVSFRYSKKSHSVLKNVNLSVKAGDNVAIVGHSGGGKTTLLNLIPRFYDIDSGEILIDYVNIKDVTLKSLRENIGVVSQDVYLFSGSVYDNIAYGKPGATKEEVINAAHLANAHNFIMELPDGYDTYVGERGVKLSGGQKQRISIARTFLKDPKILILDEATSALDNESEYIVQKSLLELAKGRTTFTIAHRLSTIIDSKRIVVLTKRGIEEEGTHNELMDKKGVYYKLYMKTV comes from the coding sequence ATGAAAAATAAAGGTACTATAAGAAGATTTATCCCGTATTATAAACCATATCTTTTTACATTTTTTATGGATATGTTTTGTGCTCTTATATGCGGACTCGTTGCTCTTATAAATCCTGTTTTAATAAGAAAAATAATAAACGAAGGACTTAATTTAAACGGAATATCTTATGATATTATTTTTAAAACAGGGATTATAATGCTTATTTTTGTTATATTGGATACTTTTTCCAACTATTATGTAAGTGCAAACGGACATGTTATGGGAACAAAGATGGAAACTGATATGCGAAGAGATTTGTTTAACCATCTTCAAAAACTTCCATATTCTTATTATGATAACACAAAAATAGGTCAGCTTATGAGCAGAATAACAAGTGACCTTTTTGATGTTACGGAATTTGCGCACCATTGTCCTGAAGAACTTTTTATGTCCACTTTGAAAATTGTGGGTGCTTTTATCATTCTTATAGGAATAAATGCTAAATTAACTTTAATAATATTTGCTTGTATTCCTTTTATGTTTGTATTTTCGATAATTATGAATAAGAAAATGAAGACTATGTTCAAGGCACAAAGAAAGCAGATTGGTGAGATAAATTCTCAGGTTGAAGACAGTTTGCTCGGAATAAGAATAGTAAAATCTTTTACAAATGAAAATGTAGAAGAAGAAAAGTTTAAAGAGGGCAACAATAAGTTTTTATATATAAAAAGAAAAGCATATCATTATATGGGACTTTTTCATAGTGGTATAAAATTTTTTGACGGATTTATGTATCTTACTGTTGTGTTTTCAGGAGCGTTTTTCTTAAAAAGCGGGGCTATAAATGCTGCCGACCTTGTTGCATATCTTTTATACATACAAACTCTGCTTACTGCAATAAGAAAATTAGTGGAATTTACCGAACAGTTTCAAAGGGGTCTTACAGGTTTTGAAAGATTTTTAGAAATAATGGATACACCCTCTGATATTAAAGAAAAAGAAAACGCAATTGTTTTAAGAAACGTTTCTGGAAATATAGAATTTAAAGATGTGTCTTTCAGATATTCTAAAAAATCACATTCAGTTTTAAAAAATGTTAACTTAAGTGTAAAAGCAGGGGATAACGTAGCGATTGTAGGGCATTCGGGAGGCGGGAAAACTACTCTTTTAAATCTTATACCTCGTTTTTATGATATTGATTCGGGAGAAATTTTAATTGACTATGTTAATATAAAAGATGTAACATTAAAATCACTAAGAGAAAATATAGGGGTAGTTTCGCAGGATGTATATTTGTTCTCAGGCTCGGTATATGATAATATTGCTTATGGTAAACCAGGTGCAACAAAAGAAGAGGTAATAAACGCTGCACATCTTGCCAATGCCCATAATTTTATTATGGAACTTCCCGATGGATATGATACTTATGTAGGGGAAAGAGGAGTTAAACTTTCAGGAGGGCAGAAACAGAGAATAAGTATTGCAAGAACTTTCCTTAAAGACCCTAAAATATTAATATTGGATGAAGCAACAAGCGCCCTTGATAACGAGAGTGAATATATAGTTCAAAAATCACTTTTAGAACTCGCAAAGGGAAGAACAACTTTTACAATTGCCCACAGATTATCAACTATAATAGATTCAAAGAGAATAGTAGTTCTTACTAAACGAGGAATAGAAGAAGAGGGAACTCATAATGAACTTATGGATAAAAAAGGAGTTTATTATAAACTTTATATGAAAACAGTTTAA
- a CDS encoding Na/Pi cotransporter family protein, which produces MTIFDVLNLIGGLCLFLFGMNVMGDGLERRAGNSLKALLGKLTNNPIKGFLTGLGVTAVIQSSSATTVMVVGFVNSKIMTLKQSIGIIMGANIGTTVTAWILSLGGISGDNIVMKLLKPTSFTPILALIGIIFMMFAKSGKKKDVGTILLGFATLMFGMNAMSSAVSGLSDIPEFQNLFIMFKNPVLGVLVGAVLTAIIQSSSASVGILQALSTTGAVSYGAAIPIIMGQNIGTCVTALLSSLGTNKNARRASVIHLLFNVIGTVVWLGVFSILSVTVKPVILDTSATYFGIAVSHSIFNILCTVLLLPMSSLLEKLAYIIVPEGKETEKIVELDERLLATPTIALSQCYNVAKKMANEAVAGFKLAISTVHEYDVKKAEKIRMMEDNTDHYEDILGTYLTKLSRSRTSDEDSSEVSKLLKAIGDFERISDHSVNILESVEELKEKKIEFSKDAKKELDVLLNAVSEILDITLGAFNKDDENAVYNVEPLEQVIDGLKSMLRDRHIVRLADGECTVEAGFIWGDLLTNLERTSDHCSNIATCLIDATYHNMNAHEYKQSLLDNNPQFNEKFKFYGDKYKLSC; this is translated from the coding sequence ATGACAATATTTGATGTACTAAATTTGATAGGCGGATTATGTTTATTTCTTTTTGGTATGAATGTAATGGGAGACGGCTTGGAAAGGCGTGCAGGTAACAGTTTAAAAGCATTGCTTGGTAAACTTACAAATAATCCGATAAAGGGATTTTTGACAGGACTTGGTGTTACCGCTGTTATACAGAGTTCGTCAGCAACTACAGTTATGGTTGTAGGCTTTGTTAATTCAAAGATAATGACACTAAAACAATCAATCGGAATTATTATGGGTGCAAACATCGGAACAACTGTTACTGCCTGGATACTCAGTCTTGGAGGAATTTCAGGTGATAATATAGTTATGAAACTTTTAAAACCCACATCATTCACACCGATTTTAGCTCTTATCGGAATAATATTTATGATGTTTGCGAAATCCGGTAAGAAAAAAGATGTAGGCACAATTCTTCTTGGATTTGCAACATTGATGTTTGGTATGAATGCAATGTCATCTGCAGTTTCAGGTCTTTCTGATATACCTGAATTCCAGAACTTGTTTATAATGTTTAAAAATCCTGTTCTTGGTGTTTTAGTCGGTGCTGTCCTTACGGCTATCATTCAATCAAGTTCTGCCTCAGTCGGAATACTGCAGGCACTTTCTACAACCGGGGCTGTTTCTTATGGCGCAGCAATTCCGATTATTATGGGACAAAACATTGGTACTTGCGTAACCGCACTTTTATCTTCGCTTGGTACAAATAAAAACGCAAGAAGAGCTTCTGTCATACATCTTCTGTTTAATGTTATAGGAACTGTTGTATGGCTTGGAGTATTCAGTATACTATCTGTTACTGTTAAACCTGTAATTTTGGATACATCTGCAACTTACTTTGGAATAGCGGTTTCGCACTCAATATTTAATATTTTGTGTACTGTACTTCTTCTTCCGATGTCATCACTTCTTGAAAAACTTGCATATATAATTGTTCCTGAAGGGAAAGAAACAGAGAAGATTGTTGAACTTGATGAAAGACTTCTTGCAACACCTACGATTGCACTTTCGCAATGCTATAATGTAGCAAAGAAAATGGCAAACGAGGCTGTCGCAGGTTTTAAACTTGCAATTTCAACTGTACATGAGTATGATGTGAAAAAGGCGGAAAAAATAAGAATGATGGAAGATAACACCGACCATTATGAAGATATTTTAGGAACATACTTAACTAAATTATCACGTTCGAGAACATCAGATGAAGATAGTTCAGAAGTATCAAAATTATTGAAAGCTATCGGAGATTTTGAAAGAATTTCCGACCATAGCGTGAATATTCTGGAATCAGTTGAAGAATTAAAAGAAAAGAAAATAGAATTTTCAAAAGATGCTAAAAAGGAACTTGATGTTCTTTTAAACGCAGTATCAGAGATACTTGACATCACACTCGGCGCTTTTAATAAAGATGATGAAAATGCCGTGTATAATGTAGAACCTTTAGAACAGGTAATTGACGGACTTAAATCAATGCTCCGTGACAGGCATATAGTTCGCTTGGCAGATGGTGAATGCACAGTTGAAGCTGGATTTATTTGGGGTGATCTTTTAACTAATTTGGAGAGAACTTCCGACCATTGCTCAAACATTGCAACTTGTTTGATTGATGCAACCTATCATAATATGAATGCTCACGAATACAAACAAAGTTTGCTTGATAACAATCCGCAGTTTAATGAAAAATTTAAGTTTTATGGTGATAAATACAAATTAAGTTGTTAA